One Cryptomeria japonica chromosome 9, Sugi_1.0, whole genome shotgun sequence genomic window carries:
- the LOC131066895 gene encoding WAT1-related protein At5g07050, translating into MELFEKSKPYIAMSSLQFGYAGMNIITKVSLNHGMSHFVLVVYRHAVATAVLAPFAFFLERKVRPKLTFSIFCQIFALGLLGPVIDQNFYYLGLKYTSPTFGCAMSNLLPAMTFILALIFRMEKVKIREIRSQAKILGTMVCVGGAMLMTLYKGPIVPMFWNSHKHGHSSSTAASHDNDSDWLKGCLCLLAATLAWAGLFVLQASVLKKYSAQLSLATLICFLGTLQSTAITLAVERRPSAWQIGWDMNLLTAVYSGVVASGIAYYVQGLCMREKGPVFATAFSPLMMIIVAIMDSAILSQSIYVGSVVGGVLIVVGLYCVLWGKVKDVKISQCTASASEFILPTKALPNKQENMEASETVADKIDITVFNVKSKQNEEK; encoded by the exons ATGGAGTTGTTTGAGAAATCAAAGCCCTATATTGCAATGTCTTCCCTCCAGTTTGGGTATGCTGGGATGAATATCATAACTAAGGTTTCTCTCAATCATGGAATGAGTCACTTTGTCCTGGTAGTTTACAGACATGCTGTTGCTACAGCTGTCCTTGCTCCATTTGCTTTCTTCCTAGAAAG GAAGGTGCGACCAAAACTCACGTTTTCGATATTTTGTCAGATTTTTGCGCTGGGTTTGTTGGG GCCTGTAATTGATCAGAATTTTTACTACCTGGGTCTGAAGTATACTTCCCCTACTTTTGGGTGTGCAATGAGTAACTTACTCCCTGCTATGACTTTTATATTAGCTCTCATCTTCAG GATGGAGAAAGTAAAGATTCGAGAGATACGTAGTCAAGCAAAGATTCTGGGAACTATGGTATGTGTAGGGGGAGCAATGTTGATGACCTTGTACAAAGGTCCCATTGTTCCCATGTTTTGGAATTCACATAAGCATGGCCACTCCTCAAGTACTGCTGCCTCTCATGACAATGATAGTGACTGGCTCAAAGGTTGCCTCTGTTTACTTGCTGCCACCCTTGCTTGGGCAGGCTTGTTTGTTCTTCAG GCTTCTGTTCTTAAGAAGTATTCAGCCCAACTTTCGCTTGCTACCTTAATATGCTTCCTGGGCACATTACAGTCAACTGCAATCACCCTGGCTGTTGAACGACGTCCATCTGCCTGGCAAATCGGATGGGACATGAACCTGCTTACTGCAGTTTACTCT GGAGTAGTGGCTTCAGGAATTGCCTATTATGTGCAAGGATTGTGCATGAGAGAGAAAGGACCCGTTTTTGCCACTGCATTCAGTCCATTGATGATGATTATTGTAGCAATCATGGACTCCGCCATTCTTTCTCAGAGCATCTATGTTGGCAG TGTGGTGGGAGGAGTGCTGATAGTTGTGGGACTCTACTGTGTTCTGTGGGGCAAAGTCAAGGATGTCAAGATCTCCCAATGCACAGCCTCTGCCTCAGAGTTCATACTTCCCACCAAGGCACTACCCAACAAACAAGAGAATATGGAAGCAAGTGAGACAGTTGCAGACAAGATAGATATTACTGTTTTCAATGTAAAAAGCAAGCAGAATGAGGAAAAGTAG